Proteins from one Pseudoalteromonas undina genomic window:
- the rpmC gene encoding 50S ribosomal protein L29, with amino-acid sequence MKANELKDKSVEELNAELLGLLREQFNLRMQASTGQLAQTHTLRTVRRDIARVKTIINQKAGQ; translated from the coding sequence ATGAAAGCAAACGAACTAAAAGATAAAAGCGTAGAAGAGCTTAATGCTGAACTTCTAGGTCTTCTTCGTGAGCAGTTTAACCTGCGCATGCAAGCAAGCACTGGTCAGCTAGCTCAGACACACACGCTAAGAACAGTACGTCGCGATATCGCGCGTGTAAAAACAATTATTAACCAGAAGGCAGGTCAATAA
- the rpsQ gene encoding 30S ribosomal protein S17, with protein sequence MSDKIRTLQGRVISDKMEKSFTVAIARYVKHPIYGKFIKRTTKLHVHDENNTAKAGDTVTIRECAPISKNKSWTLVDVVERPKQA encoded by the coding sequence ATGAGCGATAAAATTCGTACTCTTCAAGGCCGTGTAATCAGCGACAAGATGGAAAAATCTTTCACTGTTGCTATCGCACGTTACGTGAAGCACCCAATCTATGGGAAATTCATCAAACGTACGACTAAGTTACACGTACATGACGAAAATAACACTGCAAAAGCGGGTGACACTGTCACTATCCGTGAATGCGCTCCAATCTCTAAGAACAAATCTTGGACTTTGGTAGATGTTGTTGAACGTCCAAAACAAGCTTAA
- a CDS encoding endonuclease gives MLHGIYKNKLLLSTLLLSSLPAMANVVNGNFEQYSGNTPYAWTVIDSGINVSANSTVVSTGSQAAAISVNTGTQSNTDFLQQVAVEMGKTYEFSVDVYHTEGHLKARLLIDGYQGYSNPAQTNQWQTITYSYTADSNKTIDVGLRFYDTTGFDGSELVYVDNFLPSNDSSGSPSCADNGLTFSLTTDNYGEETSWQIAHNQTGVVASGSGYAANTQYTEQLCVADGEYTFTINDSYGDGICCSYGSGSYALNNESTLLASGASFQTTEATAFSLGSTEPTPTPTGYYVTTQGLSGYTLKTELYNIINNHNAQGYSAIWNFYDASARDKYYENDNSILDMYSEKPNGSDSYTYTAVSDQCGTYSGEADCYNREHSFPKSWFGGKVEPMNSDVHHIYATDGYVNSKRSNFPFGEVASASFTSTNGSKLGSASNTINYNGTVFEPIDEFKGDFARAYFYMATRYQNVIGAWQNNTAASNDVLNGTSTQVFESWIVAMLLKWHNNDPVSQMELDRNQAAFEFQGNRNPYIDHPEFVEMIW, from the coding sequence ATGTTACACGGTATATATAAAAACAAATTACTTTTGAGCACCTTGTTATTATCCTCATTACCCGCGATGGCTAATGTGGTTAATGGCAACTTTGAACAATACAGTGGCAACACCCCATATGCGTGGACAGTGATTGATAGCGGTATTAACGTATCTGCCAACAGCACAGTCGTAAGCACAGGCTCACAAGCAGCAGCGATTAGCGTTAATACAGGCACACAAAGCAATACTGATTTTTTGCAGCAAGTCGCTGTTGAAATGGGTAAAACTTATGAGTTCTCAGTAGATGTGTATCATACCGAAGGCCATCTTAAGGCGCGTTTGTTGATAGATGGTTATCAAGGCTATTCAAATCCAGCACAAACCAACCAATGGCAAACCATTACTTACAGCTACACAGCCGATAGTAATAAAACCATTGATGTCGGCTTACGCTTTTATGATACAACGGGATTTGATGGTAGCGAGTTAGTTTATGTTGATAACTTCTTGCCTAGTAATGACAGCAGTGGCTCTCCAAGCTGCGCAGATAACGGCCTTACTTTTAGCCTAACCACAGATAACTACGGCGAAGAAACCAGCTGGCAAATAGCGCACAACCAAACCGGTGTCGTTGCAAGCGGAAGTGGGTATGCTGCAAACACCCAATATACCGAACAATTATGCGTAGCCGATGGTGAGTATACATTTACTATTAATGACAGCTATGGCGATGGTATTTGCTGTTCATATGGCAGTGGTAGCTACGCCTTGAATAATGAAAGCACATTGCTCGCCAGTGGAGCTAGTTTTCAAACAACCGAAGCTACCGCTTTCTCATTAGGAAGCACTGAGCCAACACCGACGCCAACCGGCTACTATGTGACAACTCAAGGCTTGTCTGGTTACACGCTAAAAACTGAGCTTTATAACATTATTAATAATCATAATGCTCAGGGGTATTCCGCTATTTGGAATTTTTACGACGCATCGGCGCGTGATAAATACTATGAAAACGATAATAGTATTTTAGATATGTACAGCGAGAAGCCCAATGGCTCTGATAGCTACACATACACAGCCGTTAGCGATCAATGTGGCACCTACAGTGGTGAGGCAGATTGCTACAACCGAGAGCATTCGTTCCCTAAAAGTTGGTTTGGTGGAAAAGTTGAACCGATGAACTCTGATGTTCATCATATTTACGCCACTGACGGTTATGTAAATTCAAAACGAAGCAACTTCCCATTCGGTGAAGTAGCAAGCGCTTCGTTTACCTCAACCAACGGCAGTAAATTAGGCTCTGCAAGTAATACGATTAATTACAACGGTACTGTGTTTGAACCTATTGATGAATTTAAAGGTGACTTTGCTCGTGCTTATTTTTACATGGCAACCCGTTATCAAAACGTAATTGGTGCTTGGCAAAATAACACCGCAGCTAGTAATGACGTGCTTAATGGCACCAGTACCCAAGTATTTGAAAGCTGGATTGTGGCCATGCTGTTAAAGTGGCATAACAACGATCCTGTTAGCCAAATGGAATTAGACCGCAACCAAGCAGCGTTTGAATTTCAGGGAAACCGTAACCCGTATATCGATCATCCTGAGTTTGTAGAGATGATTTGGTAA